The stretch of DNA TAAAAAGAAAACAGTTGCGGGTAAGAAGAAAACCCCAAGGAAATAGTATTTATCGAATTGCTAACTATTTGTAAGTAATATGGCAAAGAAAAGACGAGTTTCGAAAGTCAAAAAACGTATTGTCAGAGTAGAATCTGAAGGTAAGGTCTATATAAAGGCAAGCTTCAACAATATAATTATTTCATTTACCAATGCTGCAGGACAAGTTATTTCTTGGGCTTCAGCAGGTAAGGCCGGATTTAAGGGGTCTAAAAAGAATACTCCATATGCTGCTCAGGTGGCGGCAAGAGATGCTGCCAAAAAAGCTATGGATTCCGGACTAAAGCGAGTAGAAGTTTTAGTTAAAGGTCCTGGTTCTGGAAGAGAAGCTGCTATACGAGAAGTACATAACATGGGTATTGAAGTAACAGTCATCAGAGATGTGACACCACTACCACATAATGGTTGTCGACCACCTAAACGTCGTAGAGTTTAGATCGAAGTTTTAATATTTATTTTAGTCTCAATAGTAGAAAAAGAAATATAATATGGCACGTTATATAGGTCCAAAAACTAAAATCTCACGTAGATTTGGTGAGTCATTATTTGGATATGATAAATCCTTTGAGAAAAAAGGGCATCCTCCAGGGCAACATGGAACTTCTAAAAGGCGTAAAGTTGTTTCTGAATATGGTATTCAGTTGAAGGCAAAACAAAAAGCCAAGTATACCTATGGCGTATTGGAGAGACAATTCCGTAATTTATTCGAGGAAGCTAGTAGGAAAGAAGGAATTACAGGAACAATTTTACTTCAATTCCTTGAGTCTCGATTAGACAACATTGTTTATAGAATGGGGCTAGCTCCTACTCGACCCGCCGCTCGACAACTTGTGGCACATTGTCATTTATTAGTTAATGGCGAAAAATGTAATATTCCATCACGTAGGTTGAAGATAAATGATGTTATCGGAATACGTGCTAAGTCAAGAGAATTAGAACTCATCACATCGTCTATTTCTCAAAAAGGTAAGAGATTTTCTTGGATAGAGTGGAATGACGAGAAAATGGAAGGTAGGTTTATAGCTATACCCAATAGGGATGAGATACCTGAAAATATAGAGGATCAATTAATTGTGGAGCTTTACTCGAAATAATCCATTTGTAATATTTAAAATTGTTTATGGGACTTTTAACATTTCATCAGCCAGATAAAATAATAGCGCAGAAAATTACAGACAATGAAGGTTTGTTTGAGTTCAAACCGTTAGAACCTGGATTTGGGGTTACGGTAGGTAATTCGATTAGACGAGTTCTTCTATCTTCTTTGGAGGGGTATGCTATCACGGCAATAAAAATAAGTGGTGTAGATCATGAATTTTCTACTATAACGGGAGTTATAGAGGATGTTACTGAGATTATATTGAATCTTAAACAGGTTCGATTTAAAAAAGTAATAAAAGATGATGATTTGGTGTCCGAAAAGATATTTGTTTCTATAAGTGGGGAAGATAAATTTAAAGCAGTTGATATTGAAAAGCATACAGCTACTTTCAAAATAACGAACCCTAACTTAGTGATATGTCATATGGAATCTTTTGTTAACTTAGACATTGAGTTGACTGTTCAAAAGGGAAGAGGATACGTTCCTGCTGAAGAAAACAAACCAAAAGACATGGTGCATGGATTAATCCCTATTGATGCCATCTTTACACCAATCAAAAATGTTCGGTACAATGTTGAAAACACACGTGTTGAACAAAGAACAGATTATGAAAAATTGATTATAGAAATCAAGACAGATGGAACAATTCATCCTGAGGAGGCTATCAAAGAATCTGCAAGAATACTTATTCAACATTTAATGTTGATTACGGATGAAAAGATTACTTTTGATGAGAAGCCTGGTGAAGAAGATGATATTGTGGATGAGCATATCCTACACATGCGTAAGTTATTAAAAACCCCATTAGAGGACTTGGATCTTTCGGTAAGAGCTTATAATTGCTTGAAAGCAGCAAAAATAAATACCTTACAGGAATTAGTAACCTACGATACCAATTCATTGATTAAGTTTAGGAATTTTGGTAAGAAGTCTTTAATGGAAATTGAACATTTAATACAAGAAAAAGGACTTTCCTTCGGGATGGATTTGAGCAAGTATAAACTTGATGAAGAATAAAGAAAAATATTCTTTTTAATAAGAGAATTTTTAGTATCTAATATCGAAATATTGTTGTAGCAATGAGACACGGAAAAAAGTTTAATCATCTTGGAAGGAAAGTTGGACATAGAAAAGCCCTACTTGCTAATATGGCTTGTTCTTTGATTAAGCACAAACGTATTCAAACAACTTTAGCTAAAGCTAAAGCTTTACGAAAATATATAGAGCCTTTATTGACCAAGGCTAAAGCAAATACTACTCATTCACGAAGAATGGTTTTCAGCTATCTTCAAGATAAAGAAGTCGTAAAAGAGTTGTTTGATGATGTTAGTGATAAAATAGCTGACAGACCCGGTGGCTATACTAGGATACTCAAACTTGGCTTTAGATTTGGAGATGGTGCTGAAATGGCAATGATTGAATTAGTAGATTATAATGAAAATCTGCTAAAATCGAACTCTAAATCTGGAAAGCGTAGAAGAACTCGTAGAGGTGGACGTAAAAAATCTCAAGATAGTAGTGTCGAAACTACTACTGATGATTCAAATGCTTCTGTAGAGTAGATAGGATGAGATAACATATTATTAGTATAATTATAAAAAGGGTAAGGGTCTATTAGAGGCATTTACCCTTTTTTTGTGTAAATTTGTGGAATCTAATAATAAATTAGTGAAAACTACTCTAGTTTGTATCAACATATTTCTTAGAGACAAAAAAATAAACGTATTTTTGTAGTAGAAAAATGTTGAGGGGACTTGTGTGTCCCCTCTTTTAGTTATTAAATTGATATATGACGACTATTGTTGAAAGAATTGGAGAATTACTAGAGTTAAAGTTTGAAAATACTTCTTTTTTTGTAGTAGAATTAAAACCAACTCCGGGAAATAAGATTCAGATATTTGTTGACAAGGATGAAAATATAACAAGTGGAGATTGTGTTAAAATATTCAAATACTTAAAAAAGAGTTTAGAAGATGAAGGAACTTGGCATGAAAATCTTTACTTAGAAGTGTCTTCTCCTGGTATGTCCAAACCTTTTAGGGTTTTAAGGCAGTATAAAAAGAATATAGGAAGACACATAATTATTCAGATGTTAGATGGTAGTCAAAAAGAAGGAATATTGAAAGAAATTTTGGCTGAGGAAGTAGTTATTGATGAATATATGCAAGTACCAAAAAAGGCAAAGCCAACTATTCAAAAAATAATAATACCTTTTGATATTATCAAATGTGTGAAGAAAAAGATAACATTTTAGATTCATTCAAAATTGTTTAAGATGGCGAAGACAGGGAGAAAGGCTAAAAATATTGATTTGGTTGAATCCTTTGCAGATTTTAAGGAATTTAAAAATATTGATCGTCCAACAATGATGCGTGTGTTGGATGATGTATTTAGAACATTATTGCGAAAAAAATATGGAAGTGATGAGAACTTCGATATTATCGTAAATACGGAAAAAGGAGACCTTGAAATTTGGAGAAGAAGGGAAATTGTAAATGACGGAGAAGTAATTGACGCTAATAAAGAGGTTGCTTTTTTAGAGGCTATTCAGATTGAAGAAGATTATGAGATTGGTGAGGAGCTTTACGAAGAGATTACTTTGTTGCACTTTGGAAGAAGGGCTATTCTTGCGGCTCGACAAACTTTAATATCCCGTATATTAGAACTTGAAAACGATGAATTGTACAAGAAATACGGCGATAGAGTAGGGGAAATTGTTACTGGAGAGGTATATCAAATATGGAAACGCGAAATGCTCGTGTTGGATGATGATGGTAATGAGTTAATTCTTCCTAAAAACGAACAGATTGGAAGTGATTTCTATAAGAAAGGAGATACGGTACGGTCAGTTGTGAAGAAAGTGGAGATGCGAAATAATAAACCTAGAATTATTTTGTCAAGAACTGATAATATGTTTTTGGCCAAGTTACTAGAACTGGAAGTACCTGAAATTTTTGATGGACTGATTGCTGTTCGCCGTATTGCTAGAGAACCTGGGGATAGAGCTAAAGTAGCAGTAGAATCTTTTGATGATAGGGTAGATCCTGTTGGGGCATGTGTTGGAATGAAAGGATCACGGATTCATGGTATTGTTAGGGAACTACGAAATGAAAATATTGATATAATTAATTATACAGCTAATATACGCCTACTTATTCAAAGGGCATTGACTCCTGCAAAGGTTGTTCATATGGATGTTGATGAAGAGATTAAAAGAGCATCTGTATATTTAAAACCAGACCAGGTTTCTTTAGCGATAGGTAAAGGAGGTGTAAATATTCGTTTGGCAAGCAAACTTACTAAATACGAAATTGATGTATTTAGAGATGAAGAAGGAGAAAATGATGAGTATGATATTGATATTGAGGAGTTTGCTGATGAAATTGATGAGTGGATTATCAGAGTCTTGCAGAATATTGGATGTGATACCGCTAAGAGTGTACTTGATTTGAGTACAGAGGAACTACTTAGACGAACTGACTTGGAAGAAGAAACAATCACTGAAATAAGAAATATTCTGAGATCAGAATTTGATGAAGAAGAAATTTAGAATTACTTTTTATAAATATTACATTAATAGCTTACATGGCAGAAACCAAAAAGGTAGTAAGACTGGCTAAAGTAGCAAGAGAAATTAACGTAGGGATTGAAACGATTACAGCACATCTCTTGAAAAAAGGTTTTGAAGTAGAAAGTAAACCTACTACAAAGCTAACACCGGAGATGTATGATGTCCTTATTACTGATTTTAAATCATCAATTGCGCTCAAAGAGAAAGCAAACCAAATTAGTTTACGTACTAAACGGGAAAGAGAAACGAAGAAAGTAGATGATTTAGAAGTAGTAAAAGTTCCATCATCAGATAATTCCTCTAATAAACGGAATAGAGCAAAAGAAACACCTTCTAAAATAGAACCTGAGATACAAAAGCCAATACCTATTTTGGATAAGGAGACAATAGAATTGCCAAATACGGAGTCTATTTCTAATGTTTCTGAAGAAACCAATACTTCTAAAACGGTTGATTCGCACCAAAAGAAAGAGTCGGTTACAGAAGTAATACCTCAGACTCTTATTGGTAAAAATGATGTTCAAAGCAATGAGGAGTTTAAAAATGTAAACTCAGATAAGTCTGTCGAGTTAGAAAAACAGACTGAAACGGAGAATAAGAAGATTGAAGCCATTGCAGATGAGAAGGTACTGGTAGTAGAAGATAAAAAAGAGATTGAAAAAAGTACTGAAAATATAGAACCTGCTAAAGTCATAGAGGCAGATTCTGTAATTGAAGAAGTGAAAGAGACCAAGGAAGATAGGCAGCAAGTAGCAGTTGTTGAGAAGAAAGAGAACTCTTCGGAGAGTAAACAAGAGGATTATAGTATACAAGATACTTCTAAAGCAGTAAAAGAAGATATAAACACTACTGTTGAAAAACAAAATGGAGCTTCTGATACATCGCTTCAAGAGTCCAATGTTGCGAAAAATGAAGCATTAGTGACCAAAGATGAAGTTCAAAAAATAGAGGGTGAAAAAGAGCAAGAAGTAATGGTCAAAGAGGAGAAACAAGAAAATGTGATCAGTTCTACAGAAATCGAACTTGCGGGACCAAAGGTTATTGGAAAGATAGATCTTAGTGGAACTAATTGGAAAACTCGACCGGATAAGAAAAAGAAAAGGAAGGAGAGAAAAAGAAGACCAACTACAACAACAGAAACGGATAAAGTTGTAAATAGGAGACAAGAGGAAACGAAAGAAGGTGAAGATAGAGGAATCAAAGAGAGACCAAAAGTACATCTGAAAGGGCCTAAAGTGGTAGGCAAGATTGACTTATCTTCAACACAGGATAAAAAAGATGATTCAGAAGGTACAACAGATGGAGGTGACAAACCTAAAAGAAGAAGAAGAAAAAGAATTATCAAATCTTCAGATAGGAAAGTTGCTATTAAAAAATCGGATCGACCTGCTGTAAGTAATTCCACATCTACTCCTTCTAAAGATGGGCCTAATGAAAAAACACTTAGGGTTAAAAAAAGAAGGAAAAAGAAACCTCAGAACACTAGTTTTGCTAATAGGAACAATGAAGCAACGGAAGTTTCGGCCAAAGAAATTCAGGACAAAATCAAGGCTACAATGGCCAAACTTAGCGGCACTTCCAAAGGGAAGAGCAATAGGGCTAAGCTAAGAAAACAAAAAAGAGAGCAAGCTGCTATCAAACGAGATTTGGTGGAAGATGAAGAAACCAATATCTTGAGTGTCACTGAGTTTATCTCAGTAAATGAGTTTGCCAAATTGATGGATGTGGCAGTAAACAAGGTCATCACCACTTGCTTCAATTTAGGAATTATAGTATCTATTAATCAACGTCTGGATGCAGAAGTCATTGAGTTAGTTGCTGATGAATTTGGATTTGAAGTTGAGTTTATCAACGTGACCGAACAAGATGAAGAAGAAGATTACTTCGATGATGCCCCAGAAGATTTAGAGTCACGTGCTCCTGTTGTTACAGTCATGGGACATGTGGATCACGGAAAAACATCTTTACTAGATTATATCCGAAATGCGAATGTAATTGCAGGAGAGATGGGAGGTATTACACAGCACATTGGAGCCTATGAAGTGACTACTGAAAGTGGCAAAGAAATTACATTCTTAGATACACCTGGTCACGAAGCATTTACGGCCATGCGTGCCAGAGGTGCTAAGGTGACAGATATTGCAGTAATTGTGATTGCAGCAGATGACGATATAATGCCTCAAACAAAAGAGGCTATTAGTCACGCACAAGCTGCGGGCGTACCTATGATTTTTGCTATTAATAAGGTGGATAAAGATACTGCTCAACCTGAAAAAATCAAACAGCAATTGGCTGCGATGAATTTATTGGTAGAGGATTGGGGAGGTAAATATCAATCACAAGAAATATCTGCTAAGTTTGGGACAAACGTGGATGATTTGCTTGAAAAAATACTTCTTGAAGCAGAGTTGTTAGAATTGAAGGCCAATCCAAACAGAGAAGCTATTGGAACGGTACTAGAAGCATCTCTTGATAAAGGAAGAGGATACGTTTCTAATATTTTAATACAAAATGGCTCACTAAACGTGGGGGATACAGTATTAGCAGGACAACACGTTGGTAAAGTGAAAGCTATGTTCAATGAGAGAGGACAACGAGTGAAAAAATCCGTTGGCCCAGCTACTCCTGTTACCATTCTTGGGCTGAACGGCGCACCTCAAGCAGGTGATAGAGTAAAAGTGATGAAAAGTGAGCAAGAAGCAAAAGCAATTGCTACCAAAAGAGCACAGATCATTAGAGAGCAAGGATTTAGAGCATCTAAACATATCACACTTGAAGAAATTGGCCGTCGTTTGAAGATTGGTACTTTCAAAGAATTGAATCTCATTGTAAAAGGAGATATGGATGGTTCTGTAGAAGCATTAACTGATTCATTGTTGAAACTTTCTACTGAAGAGATAAGGATAAATGTGATACACAAAGGGGTCGGTGCTATTACCGAATCCGATGTATTGTTAGCTTCTGCGTCTGATGCCATTATTGTTGGTTTCCAAGTTCGTCCGACTGTCAATGCACGTAGAAATGCAGAACAAGAAAGTATCGAGATTAGAACATACTCCATCATTTACGCTGCTATTGAAGAGATTAAGTCTGCAATGGAAGGAATGTTGGAACCAAAAGTCGAAGAGCGTTTTGTATGCAACCTCGAAGTTCGAGAAGTATTCAAAATTTCAAAAGTGGGAGCAGTTGCAGGATGCTATGTAACCGTTGGTAAAATAAACAAGGATACAAGAATTCACCTACTCAGGGATGGAATCATTGTATTTACAGGAGAAATCGAAACTTTGAAACGATACAAAGACGATGTAAAGGAAGTCTTGCCAGGGCAAGATTGTGGTATTCGAATCAAGAACTTCAATGATATCAAACCGGGCGATGTGATTGAAGGATTTGAAGAAATCGAAATAAAACGAACACTTTAATTGAAAAACTTTATCGAGAAGTTTATAAAGTCCTAAAAGTTTGCTGGTCAAAATTTTAGGACTTTTTTTATTTTGTAGAAACTGCGGTTTCAAAAACCGAATATTTCCTGCAAAATTTTCACAGACTGCAATGATTTGAAGCCTTCAATGTGCAATTGGTAAAACTGCAATAAACTAGTAAGCAATTCTTTGCGTTGCATTTTACCGATTTTTATAAAATGTACTTCTTCCAGAGAGGTGTTCAATAAATTAGAAAGGTGTTTGGAAAGTGGTTCTTGCAAGTAATGAAGATGTGCAGGGTATTTGCTGACAAAAGAACCCTCTTGTAAATCAAATATTTTTTTGTCTTCGTTGTCGTAATTGTTATAAGGATAGAATCCAAGAAAACCACTGAATTGTAGTAAAAAATAAAGATGTAAGTTTGCAATAGATTCATGTGTGCTATCCAAAGTTTGCACAAAATCAAAAATAAAATCAAACTGCAATTCATTCTCCTCCTCTTCCTTCAATGTATTGTAGAGCAATTCAGTGACAAACAGAGCAAGTGAACTTTTACCAATATGAAAAGGAATAGACGTAAACGTATAAATCGGCTTCATTTCCTTGATTCTCTGAATATTGCGATTTTTTCGATAATACACCACCATATCCAGCAAAGTCAAAGGTTGAAGTAAAGCAGCCGTTTGTTTATTCTTATTACTCGTCCTAACCCCATTGACCATATAAGATTGAATACCAAATTGAGAAGTATAAATCTTGGCAATAACGCTGGATTCAGAATATTTGAAGGTTTTCAAAACAATACCTTTGGTAGGATAAAGCATAATACAGCGATTTTACATTTCCAATGCTTTGAACAATAGTTCTTTCAGCGTAATATCTGAAATATTCATTCGTATATGGCTTCGATGAGCATAAGATATCTTGCCCCTTTCCTCTGATACAATAAAAACATGTGCTTCAATGTGTTCTGTGATACCAACTGCCGCACGATGACGCATTCCCACACGAGGCGGAAGCTCAGGATTTTCTGAAACAGGCAACACACAACCCGCCGCCAGAATTTTCCCCTCCGCAATCACCATCGCCCCGTCATGAAGCGGCGCATTTTTATCAAAAATAGTTTCGATTAGCTTACTCGAAATATCGGCATGTATGGCTACTCCCGTATTGGCAAAAAACTTTTCTTCACCCACATCCGTAAAAACCATCAAAGCCCCCGTTTTAGCACGAGCCATGTTCTGCAAAGCCTTTGCTATTGAATTCACTAAATGCTCATTATCAGAAGCATTGTCACGCCCTCTTTTTATCAAACGACTCCAAAATTGCTGATCCCCAATACCCGTATTGCGCCCCAAAAAGAACAAAAAACGCCGAATTTCTGGCTGAAAAATAATCACCAAAAGCACAAGCCCAGCTCCCAAAAACTGTCCTAAAATACGCTCCATCATCTTCATCTCCAATGCCTGAACGATAAAGTAAATAAGCGACAGCACCAATAATCCCACAAAAATATTGAAAGCAAGACTACCCTTCAAGAGCCGATAGACAAAGAAGAACAAAGTGGTCAATACCAATATATCCAATATGTCGGCAAAACCAATTTCAAGAAATCCAATTTTAAATAAAAAAAGCGTCAAAGTGTGTTTTGTATTTTAGATAAGTTGAAAACCATGTTGTTCTTTTAGGTTTTCATTTGAATCTTTATTGTTCAAGCAGATATTCTACAATTTGCACCGCTTCCACTGCCTCCTTCACATCATGCACCCGCAAAATATTCGCCCCTTTCTGCAAAGCAATCACATTCACTGCCGTAGTGCCATTCAGAGCATTTGAAGGATTTATTTTCAGAAGTTTACAAACCATAGATTTGCGAGACATTCCCGCCAATAAAGGTAAGTCAAATAATCGAAAAGCGTCAAATTGCTGCAATATTTGATAGTTCTGTGAAAGCGTTTTTCCAAAACCAAAGCCAGGGTCAATAATAACATCCTTAATACCCGCTTGTTTCACCTGCTCAAGTTTAGCAATGAAAAAATCCACTATCTCTTGCACAACATTTCCGTATGAAGGATTGATTTGCATATCTTTAGGCTTACCTTGAATATGCATCAAGATATAGGGAACACCCAACATCCCAACTGTAGAAAGCAAATCAACATCCAAATCACCTGCCGAAATATCGTTGACCATACTTGCCCCCACTTCAATGGCTTCCTTCACCACTTTCGCACGAATCGTATCAACAGAAACAATTGTATCGGGAAATTCTTTTACAATCGCTTCAATCACAGGAATCACTCGCTTCAATTCCTCATTCACTTCAATAATATCAGCACCAGGTCTTGACGACATCCCACCTACATCAATAATAGCAGCCCCTTCTTGCAGCATTTTTTCTACCTGCTTCAAAATGAGTATTTGCTGAGTATATTGTCCACCATCATAGAACGAATCAGGAGTAACATTGAGTACGCCCATTACTTTTGGTGTACTCAAATCCAATAACTTCCCTCGGCAGTTTATCAGCCAATTGGTTTCAAAAACCGTATTTTTTGAAGTATGCATCAATATTTGAACTAAGTTTTTAGTTTAAACAAAATTTAACTTACCTTTGCAACAATCACACATTTGATTTTGATTTCCATATTAATTTTTATTGCAGACTTATACTATATTTGTGTAGCAAAAATAAAAACAAATACTACCATGACCATATTTTCATTGATTGGCTTGATTGCCCTTTTAGCAGTAGGCGTAACCATTCTTACGGGACTACTCAAAAAGCCTGAAAACTGGCTGATACACTATTTACGCAATTTCTTAGGAACGTTCTTTGTATTTTCGGGAGTAGTGAAGGCCATAGACCCAACAGGAACTGCCATCAAAATGGAAGATTACTTCAATGTATTTACAGAACATTTCTCGCTATTTACAGGTTTATGGGAATTTCTAATCTCCATTGCATTGCCATTATCGGTTTTTATGATTGTCCTAGAAATTGTATTGGGGGTTTCTCTCATTCTAGGAACCTTCAAAAAACCAACCTTGTGGCTCTATATAGGATTGACCCTATTCTTCACAGTACTTACAGGCTTCACCTACCTCACAGGATATGTGCCCAAGGATGCTACTTTTTTCCAGTTCGCACAGTGGGAAGGCTTCAAAGAATCCAATATGCGGGTAACAGACTGCGGTTGTTTCGGTGATTTTGTCAAACTCAAACCTTACGAATCATTCTTGAAAGACGTGGCTCTAACAGGTTTGATTTTTTTAATGCTTTTCTTATCGAAGCACATTACATTGGTTTTCAATAAAAAAATCTCATGGATTCTTTTAGGTGTATTGGGAGTAGCAGCATTTGCTTTCAGTATGAGAAATGTAAACAACCTGCCGATTGTCGACTTTAGAGCCTACAAAATAGGTGCGAATTTGATAGACGGACGAAACGACGGAATCCCGCCAGAAGTACAAACCATGTACACGCTGACCAAAGAAGGCACGGGAGAGGTGAAAAAAATCGAGAGTAAGGAGTATATAGACAGTGGCATCTGGAAAGATAAGACTTGGGTGATGGACAACGACAAAACCGAACAAGTAACCATCAAAGAAGGTAAAATGCCTACTATCAAAGACTTCATGATTTATGACGATGCAGAGAATGAAGTAGCAGATGCCATCGTAAACCGCCCAGGATTTACCCTTTTCGTAGCCGCCTACAATGTCGAAAAATCGAATCTGGAGAAAGGTTTTGTAAAGGTAAATCAGGTGATGAAAGAAGCCACAAAAGACAATATACCTATTATTGGTTTGACCGCTTCAGCGATAGATTATGCCCAAAAATTCACAGACAATATTTATAAATTCTATAACTTGGATGCTGTACCCATCAAAACTATGATTCGCTCAAACCCAGGTGTAGTCCTAATTAAGGATGGAATCGTAGTAGATAAATGGCACTTCAATCAACTTCCCAATTGGAGCGAAATCGTAGCCAAACACAACATCACCAAACAAGATCCGCCACAAGATTTGATTCAAGAAGATGAGGAAATAATAGATGAAGAGATGATGGAGGAAGAAATGGAAGGAGATGGAGATGAATAAAATCTAATGTCTGTATGGTT from Chitinophagales bacterium encodes:
- the rpsD gene encoding 30S ribosomal protein S4 is translated as MARYIGPKTKISRRFGESLFGYDKSFEKKGHPPGQHGTSKRRKVVSEYGIQLKAKQKAKYTYGVLERQFRNLFEEASRKEGITGTILLQFLESRLDNIVYRMGLAPTRPAARQLVAHCHLLVNGEKCNIPSRRLKINDVIGIRAKSRELELITSSISQKGKRFSWIEWNDEKMEGRFIAIPNRDEIPENIEDQLIVELYSK
- the infB gene encoding translation initiation factor IF-2; this translates as MAETKKVVRLAKVAREINVGIETITAHLLKKGFEVESKPTTKLTPEMYDVLITDFKSSIALKEKANQISLRTKRERETKKVDDLEVVKVPSSDNSSNKRNRAKETPSKIEPEIQKPIPILDKETIELPNTESISNVSEETNTSKTVDSHQKKESVTEVIPQTLIGKNDVQSNEEFKNVNSDKSVELEKQTETENKKIEAIADEKVLVVEDKKEIEKSTENIEPAKVIEADSVIEEVKETKEDRQQVAVVEKKENSSESKQEDYSIQDTSKAVKEDINTTVEKQNGASDTSLQESNVAKNEALVTKDEVQKIEGEKEQEVMVKEEKQENVISSTEIELAGPKVIGKIDLSGTNWKTRPDKKKKRKERKRRPTTTTETDKVVNRRQEETKEGEDRGIKERPKVHLKGPKVVGKIDLSSTQDKKDDSEGTTDGGDKPKRRRRKRIIKSSDRKVAIKKSDRPAVSNSTSTPSKDGPNEKTLRVKKRRKKKPQNTSFANRNNEATEVSAKEIQDKIKATMAKLSGTSKGKSNRAKLRKQKREQAAIKRDLVEDEETNILSVTEFISVNEFAKLMDVAVNKVITTCFNLGIIVSINQRLDAEVIELVADEFGFEVEFINVTEQDEEEDYFDDAPEDLESRAPVVTVMGHVDHGKTSLLDYIRNANVIAGEMGGITQHIGAYEVTTESGKEITFLDTPGHEAFTAMRARGAKVTDIAVIVIAADDDIMPQTKEAISHAQAAGVPMIFAINKVDKDTAQPEKIKQQLAAMNLLVEDWGGKYQSQEISAKFGTNVDDLLEKILLEAELLELKANPNREAIGTVLEASLDKGRGYVSNILIQNGSLNVGDTVLAGQHVGKVKAMFNERGQRVKKSVGPATPVTILGLNGAPQAGDRVKVMKSEQEAKAIATKRAQIIREQGFRASKHITLEEIGRRLKIGTFKELNLIVKGDMDGSVEALTDSLLKLSTEEIRINVIHKGVGAITESDVLLASASDAIIVGFQVRPTVNARRNAEQESIEIRTYSIIYAAIEEIKSAMEGMLEPKVEERFVCNLEVREVFKISKVGAVAGCYVTVGKINKDTRIHLLRDGIIVFTGEIETLKRYKDDVKEVLPGQDCGIRIKNFNDIKPGDVIEGFEEIEIKRTL
- the rpsK gene encoding 30S ribosomal protein S11 — its product is MAKKRRVSKVKKRIVRVESEGKVYIKASFNNIIISFTNAAGQVISWASAGKAGFKGSKKNTPYAAQVAARDAAKKAMDSGLKRVEVLVKGPGSGREAAIREVHNMGIEVTVIRDVTPLPHNGCRPPKRRRV
- the nusA gene encoding transcription termination factor NusA, whose protein sequence is MAKTGRKAKNIDLVESFADFKEFKNIDRPTMMRVLDDVFRTLLRKKYGSDENFDIIVNTEKGDLEIWRRREIVNDGEVIDANKEVAFLEAIQIEEDYEIGEELYEEITLLHFGRRAILAARQTLISRILELENDELYKKYGDRVGEIVTGEVYQIWKREMLVLDDDGNELILPKNEQIGSDFYKKGDTVRSVVKKVEMRNNKPRIILSRTDNMFLAKLLELEVPEIFDGLIAVRRIAREPGDRAKVAVESFDDRVDPVGACVGMKGSRIHGIVRELRNENIDIINYTANIRLLIQRALTPAKVVHMDVDEEIKRASVYLKPDQVSLAIGKGGVNIRLASKLTKYEIDVFRDEEGENDEYDIDIEEFADEIDEWIIRVLQNIGCDTAKSVLDLSTEELLRRTDLEEETITEIRNILRSEFDEEEI
- a CDS encoding DNA-directed RNA polymerase subunit alpha, which gives rise to MGLLTFHQPDKIIAQKITDNEGLFEFKPLEPGFGVTVGNSIRRVLLSSLEGYAITAIKISGVDHEFSTITGVIEDVTEIILNLKQVRFKKVIKDDDLVSEKIFVSISGEDKFKAVDIEKHTATFKITNPNLVICHMESFVNLDIELTVQKGRGYVPAEENKPKDMVHGLIPIDAIFTPIKNVRYNVENTRVEQRTDYEKLIIEIKTDGTIHPEEAIKESARILIQHLMLITDEKITFDEKPGEEDDIVDEHILHMRKLLKTPLEDLDLSVRAYNCLKAAKINTLQELVTYDTNSLIKFRNFGKKSLMEIEHLIQEKGLSFGMDLSKYKLDEE
- the cdaA gene encoding diadenylate cyclase CdaA translates to MTLFLFKIGFLEIGFADILDILVLTTLFFFVYRLLKGSLAFNIFVGLLVLSLIYFIVQALEMKMMERILGQFLGAGLVLLVIIFQPEIRRFLFFLGRNTGIGDQQFWSRLIKRGRDNASDNEHLVNSIAKALQNMARAKTGALMVFTDVGEEKFFANTGVAIHADISSKLIETIFDKNAPLHDGAMVIAEGKILAAGCVLPVSENPELPPRVGMRHRAAVGITEHIEAHVFIVSEERGKISYAHRSHIRMNISDITLKELLFKALEM
- the folP gene encoding dihydropteroate synthase — encoded protein: MHTSKNTVFETNWLINCRGKLLDLSTPKVMGVLNVTPDSFYDGGQYTQQILILKQVEKMLQEGAAIIDVGGMSSRPGADIIEVNEELKRVIPVIEAIVKEFPDTIVSVDTIRAKVVKEAIEVGASMVNDISAGDLDVDLLSTVGMLGVPYILMHIQGKPKDMQINPSYGNVVQEIVDFFIAKLEQVKQAGIKDVIIDPGFGFGKTLSQNYQILQQFDAFRLFDLPLLAGMSRKSMVCKLLKINPSNALNGTTAVNVIALQKGANILRVHDVKEAVEAVQIVEYLLEQ
- the recO gene encoding DNA repair protein RecO; its protein translation is MLYPTKGIVLKTFKYSESSVIAKIYTSQFGIQSYMVNGVRTSNKNKQTAALLQPLTLLDMVVYYRKNRNIQRIKEMKPIYTFTSIPFHIGKSSLALFVTELLYNTLKEEEENELQFDFIFDFVQTLDSTHESIANLHLYFLLQFSGFLGFYPYNNYDNEDKKIFDLQEGSFVSKYPAHLHYLQEPLSKHLSNLLNTSLEEVHFIKIGKMQRKELLTSLLQFYQLHIEGFKSLQSVKILQEIFGF